In the genome of Gemmatimonadota bacterium, the window TCCTGCCCGGAGGCGCTCCCGCCGGCGCCGCGCTCCACCTGGCCCGCACCATCTGTCGCCGAGCCGAGCGGCGGCTCGTCCGCCTGGCGGCCGAGGAAGAAGTCGACGAGGGCTTCGTCGTCTACCTGAACCGCCTGTCGGACCTCCTCTTCATGCTCGCCCGGCTGGCCAATCACCGGGCGGGCACGCCCGAGTCCGAATGGAACCCCCTGGGGCGCTGAGGTCGCGGCCGTGAGGGTGCTCGGGGAGCCACTGTCGAAAGGCGGGCGGGACCCTGCCCGGCTGCGCCCATGATTCCGCCGCCGCGGGCCGACCTCATGGCCCGCCGCCTCACCGCCGCCGCTCGCCGCGCCGGATTCGGAAGCGCGGCCCTGGCCCGGCTGGAGGCCGCGTTCCGCCTCGCCATGCAGCCCCGGGCGTCCAGGCTGCCCGACGAGCACCACCCCGATTACCTGCACCCGGCTCGTACGGCGCTCATCCTGCTGGAGGACCTGGCCATCGCCGATCCAGACCTGGCCGTTGCGGCTGCTGTGTGCGAGACCCTGCGCGACGAGCTGACCACGCCCCTTGCGGCGATACAGGAGGTTTGCGGACCGGACGTCGCCCACCTGGTGCAGAGCGTGCCCCGCCCCGCCAGCGCCGGCGACGAGCTGCTCGAGCAGCTCGTGACTGCGCCCGAGCCCGCTCGCGTCCTCGCCCTTGCCGAACGGCTCGATCACGCCCGCCACCTGCACCTGCGGCCCCGCGCCGACTGGCAGCCACTGCACCACAGCACCTGCACCGTATACCTGCCCGTCGCAGAGCGCACCCACCCCGGCCTGGCACGTCGCTACCGCTGGTGGTGCCGCACCTTCCATCGACGGTACCTGTTTTGAGACCCGGGCCGAGGAGGCTCCGCCAAGCGGGAGCGCTGGCCGCCAGAGGTGATGCCGCACCACCCACCGGGCCCGCCGCTAGGTACGGCAGCAGCCCCGTCTACCCCTTGCAACCTGCAAGAGACGTGTGCACTTTTCGTCGCGCTCCTAGCGTCAGGAGCTTTGGAAACCTCGAGAGGAGCCGCCATGCCGTATGTGATCGCCGAGCCCTGCATCGGCACCAAGGACGCCAGTTGCGTCGAGGTCTGCCCGGTTGACTGCATATATGAAGGCGAGGACCAGTATTACATCCACCCGGACGAGTGCATCGACTGCGGCGCCTGCGAGCCGGAGTGCCCTGTGACCGCGATCTTCACCGACGCGGACGTGC includes:
- a CDS encoding cob(I)yrinic acid a,c-diamide adenosyltransferase, giving the protein AIGWARGQVGDADIRDRLGAIQPDLFTIGAHLAAPQAAPQRLPRLPHLEPDRVPLLEQWIDQADAELPELRHFVLPGGAPAGAALHLARTICRRAERRLVRLAAEEEVDEGFVVYLNRLSDLLFMLARLANHRAGTPESEWNPLGR
- a CDS encoding HD domain-containing protein; the encoded protein is MIPPPRADLMARRLTAAARRAGFGSAALARLEAAFRLAMQPRASRLPDEHHPDYLHPARTALILLEDLAIADPDLAVAAAVCETLRDELTTPLAAIQEVCGPDVAHLVQSVPRPASAGDELLEQLVTAPEPARVLALAERLDHARHLHLRPRADWQPLHHSTCTVYLPVAERTHPGLARRYRWWCRTFHRRYLF
- a CDS encoding ferredoxin family protein codes for the protein MPYVIAEPCIGTKDASCVEVCPVDCIYEGEDQYYIHPDECIDCGACEPECPVTAIFTDADVPPEWTQYIEKNRDHF